The following nucleotide sequence is from Methanolinea sp..
TGCTTCTTTTCCATCCTGATCTTCACCCCTCCGCCCAGCTGGAACTCCTCCTCGACCACTGCTGGTGCCGGTGGCTGCTTCTCGAGCTCGCTCCGGGGACGGATATCGATCCCGATGCCGACCTTGTTCACGATACCGGCAATGTTCTTTCCACCTTTCCCGATGGCTGCCGGGACATCCTTGTCCTCGATGTACACCACGGCCTTGGTGTCGGAGAGCATGTGGACGTCGACATATCCATCGGTAAACCTCCCGATTTCGCGCTGGATATCCCGCTCGACGATCTTCCAGGCCGAGCTCTCTGTCGGCTCCTTCTGGATGACGGGGGGCTTCAGCGGCGCAGCAGCCGGAAGCGGTCGCATAACCGGCATGACGATGGTCTCCGAGTCGTATTTGAAGATCTCGAAGAGAAGCTCCCCGGTCTCGTAATCAGAGATAGTAGTGACCGGGCGGAGATTGATCTCGCTTGACATCCCTTCCGGCACTTTGATGGTGAATCCGAGGTCATAAACGTTGGTAATCTCACCTTTGTCCACAAAGATGATGGTGTTGACAACCTGGGGAAGTACCCCGAAATCGACCCGATCGGAAAGGCGCTGGAGCGCATCGTGAATACCGATTGCATGTACCACGCCCACCATGCCAATCCCCGCCAAGCGCAGGTCGGCAAATACCGTGAAATCTTCGTTCTTCCGGAGTTCGTCAAAGATGATAAAATCCGGCCTTACCAGCATCAGTACATCGGCGGTATTCTGCATGCTCCCTTCCAACCCCGAGTACTGGGTGATATGGTCAGGCACTTGGAGTTCCCGGGGAGCCTCCATGGTCTTGACGATGAACCCGGTGTCGGCAAGGTAGGTGGCGATGCTCTGGGCAAGCGTGGTTTTTCCTGCACCGGGCGGTCCTGCCACGAGTAACCCCCGTTTCTCGCCCATGATCCGGTTCTTGATAACCGGAGCCTTGGCGAAGCTTTCGAGCGTGACATCCGCGATTGGCCGTACCGCGGTAATCTCCATGCCATCCGAGAACGGGCGCCGGGCAATTGCTATCCGCATTGATCCGATCTGGACAACGGTTATTCCCCGCAGTTCTATCTCGATGAACCCATCGGGATCGCGCTTGGCACGTTCGAGAATTTCCTGGGACAGGTTGCGGAGTTCATAATCGGACATCGGTTGCTCCCGCAGCCGGAAGAGTCGCATCTCCTTAACTGATCCCTTCCGGGCCATGGGTGGTACCCGCTCCTTCAGGTATATGGCTATGGTATGCTCGTCGAAGAACTGGTCAATGCCGAGAGGTGCGAACCCCTCGAGCTGGGGTTTGAGGTAGATAACATCGAGCCCCTTGGCCCGGGCCACTTCGGCCTGTACCACATCACT
It contains:
- the tadA gene encoding Flp pilus assembly complex ATPase component TadA; protein product: MKLVPDTSVVIDGRITSLINSGEYKGATIIIPEAVIAELEAQANQGREIGFSGLTELQALCKLAEEGVISLTFTGVRPSLEQVKLASGGEIDALIRNAAIEHDAQFITSDVVQAEVARAKGLDVIYLKPQLEGFAPLGIDQFFDEHTIAIYLKERVPPMARKGSVKEMRLFRLREQPMSDYELRNLSQEILERAKRDPDGFIEIELRGITVVQIGSMRIAIARRPFSDGMEITAVRPIADVTLESFAKAPVIKNRIMGEKRGLLVAGPPGAGKTTLAQSIATYLADTGFIVKTMEAPRELQVPDHITQYSGLEGSMQNTADVLMLVRPDFIIFDELRKNEDFTVFADLRLAGIGMVGVVHAIGIHDALQRLSDRVDFGVLPQVVNTIIFVDKGEITNVYDLGFTIKVPEGMSSEINLRPVTTISDYETGELLFEIFKYDSETIVMPVMRPLPAAAPLKPPVIQKEPTESSAWKIVERDIQREIGRFTDGYVDVHMLSDTKAVVYIEDKDVPAAIGKGGKNIAGIVNKVGIGIDIRPRSELEKQPPAPAVVEEEFQLGGGVKIRMEKKQLAIICPEQAGKIVDVFAGKEYLFTATVNDSGEIHLAKNSSIAQEMIRRYNDGDAIRLRPV